The stretch of DNA AGTTTCAAGCATTTCTTTTTTCTCTTCTTCAGAAGAATTCTTCCAAATGATTTCAAATAGAACGCCAAGACCTGGGAGCATTTTTTCCTCTCCATTTTGAATAGCATCTACAATTGTATCTTCTAATTGATCCTGCGTATTACCAGAGACATTGTGAATAATCGCATTTCGCAAATTTAAGTTCATAAACACACACTCCTTTTTATAACCTTCATTCTTTTATATCATTTCTATTATGTGGTTTTATTATGTATCCTTTTTAGGCTATAATGAGAAAATCAGAAGAGTTATTTAAAAGGAGAACCAGTTTTGAAACATATTGAATCTGTAAATAATCCTAAGGTAAAACAATGGAAAAAGCTTTTAACGAAAAAAGAGCGTGATAAAACCGAATCATTTATCGTGGAAGGCTTTCATTTAGTAGAAGAAGCATTAAAACAAGGAGAACAGGTATTAGAAATTATTGTTTCTGAGAAAATTGACCTACCTCCGCGTTGGGATATAAGTTCTACTCCAGTTACTCTTGTTACGGAGGAAATTTCTGATCTGTTAACAGAAACGGAAGCACCGCAAGGTATTTACGCCGTGTGCAGAATGCCAAGTAAGAGGACGGAGGCTCAGGCGGAAGAGGGTCAAACCTACTTATTGATCGATGCGGTCCAGGATCCAGGAAACCTTGGCACGATGATTCGTACAGCTGATGCCGCAGGGATTGACGCAGTGATCGTTGGGCGTGGGAGTGTGGATATTTATAACTCCAAGGTTTTAAGAGCTGCACAAGGAAGCCATTTTCACCTTCCAATTCTTCGAGCTGACCTTCATGAATGGGTGGATAAACTCCATGAAAAGAATATCCCTGTATACGGGACAGCGCTTGAAGGAGCAGCAGTTTATACAGAAATTGCAGGTGGAGAATTCTTCGCTTTAATTGTGGGTAACGAAGGCAGCGGCGTTGGTAAAGATTTGCTTTCTACCACAACGAAGAATCTGTATATCCCGATTTACGGAAAAAGCGAATCATTAAACGTAGCCGTGGCCACAGGGGTTCTTCTTTATTATTTGAAAAAATAGTCGAAAACTAGTTTGACCTTAAAAGGAAAATTATTATATAATAATGCAATATTGAATAGTAAAGACGATGACGGAGAAAAGTATCTGATTAAGGACCATTTAGGGAGAAAGTGTCGTGACTGAAAACACTTTTATGGAAAGGTTCAGAGAAGTTCACCTCCTGAGTTGGCATCGGGACCACAATCGGGCACCTGCCCTTTAGTGTAAAGATGCACCGGCCTAAGCCGTTATCCCAATGAAGCGAACACATGTGTTTCTACATACCGTGTTTACAAGGGTGGTACCGCGAATCAACAACCTCGTCCCTTTCCAGGGATGGGGTTTTTTTGTTTGTTTGTTTACAGGGCCACAAACATAATGACAATTTATAAGGAGGAATAGACATGCAAGAACGTTTAAAGGAATTGCAGGAAGAGGCTATTCAAAAAGTTGAACAGTCCACAAACTTAAAAGAACTAAATGACATACGTGTTGCGTATTTAGGCAAAAAAGGCCCAATTACGGAAGTGCTTCGCGGTATGGGTAAGCTTTCGGCGGAAGAAAGACCAGTTATGGGGGCTCTTGCGAATGAAGTACGTGAAGCTATTGCAGTTAAAATTGAAGAGAAACAAAAGGGACTAGAAGAAGCCGCTGTTTTAGAAAAATTAGCTTCTGAAAGTATTGATGTGACTCTTCCAGGACGCCCTGTAAAGGTAGGAAACCATCATCCATTAACAAGAATCATTGAGGAAATTGAAGATTTATTTATTGGAATGGGCTATCAAGTTGCAGAAGGTCCAGAAGTGGAGCAGGATTATTATAACTTTGAAGCTCTTAACTTACCGAAAGGGCACCCTGCCCGTGATATGCAGGATTCTTTCTATATTACAGAGGAAATCCTTCTTCGTACACATACATCGCCAGTACAAGCGCGGACGATGGAAAAGCATCAAGGTAAAGGTCCAATTAAGATTATCTGCCCTGGTAAAGTGTACCGCCGCGATAATGATGATGCGACACACTCCCATCAGTTCATGCAAATCGAAGGACTAGTTGTCGGCGAAAACATCCGCATGAGCGATCTAAAAGGAACATTAGAGGTATTTGCGAAGAAAATGTTTGGAGAAGACCGTGAAATCCGCCTAAGACCAAGTTTCTTCCCTTTCACAGAGCCTTCTGTTGAAATGGATATTTCTTGTAAAATTTGCGGTGGCAAAGGCTGTAACGTGTGTAAGCAAACGGGTTGGATTGAAATTCTTGGAGCGGGAATGGTTCATCCGAATGTTCTTGAAATGGCTGGCTACGATTCTAAGAAATACACTGGATTTGCTTTCGGTATGGGACCAGAACGGATTGCAATGCTGAAATACGGTGTGGATGACATTAGACACTTTTATACAAACGATGTACGTTTCTTAAAACAATTTTCAAAACATGAATAGGAGGTTACGACATGTTCGTTTCATATAAATGGCTTCAGGATTATATTGATTTAACTGGAGTAACAGCTGATGAGCTAGCTGAAAAAATTACGAAGAGCGGAATTGAAGTAGAAGGAGTAGACATTCTTAACGAAGGCATCAAAGGAGTGGTTGTTGGTCATGTTCTAGAGCGTGAGCAGCATCCAAATGCTGATAAATTAAGTAAATGTCTGGTTGATGTGGGCGAAGAGCAGCCTGTACAAATTATCTGTGGTGCACCAAATGTGGCACAAGGACAAAAGGTAGCAGTAGCGAAGGTCGGAGCGGTTCTACCAGGTAATTTTAAAATTAAACGTGCGAAGCTTCGCGGAGAAGAATCAAACGGTATGATTTGCTCTCTTACTGAGCTTGGTATGGAAGGAAAAGTAGTTCCCAAAGAATACTCTGAAGGAATCTTTGTTTTTCCGGCGGATGCAGAGGTTGGCGTAGATGCTCTTGAATTGCTTAACCGAGATGATGAAGTACTAGAGCTTAGCTTAACGCCAAACCGTGCAGATTGCTTGAGCATGCTGGGTGTTGCGTATGA from Bacillus sp. SLBN-46 encodes:
- the pheS gene encoding phenylalanine--tRNA ligase subunit alpha; translation: MQERLKELQEEAIQKVEQSTNLKELNDIRVAYLGKKGPITEVLRGMGKLSAEERPVMGALANEVREAIAVKIEEKQKGLEEAAVLEKLASESIDVTLPGRPVKVGNHHPLTRIIEEIEDLFIGMGYQVAEGPEVEQDYYNFEALNLPKGHPARDMQDSFYITEEILLRTHTSPVQARTMEKHQGKGPIKIICPGKVYRRDNDDATHSHQFMQIEGLVVGENIRMSDLKGTLEVFAKKMFGEDREIRLRPSFFPFTEPSVEMDISCKICGGKGCNVCKQTGWIEILGAGMVHPNVLEMAGYDSKKYTGFAFGMGPERIAMLKYGVDDIRHFYTNDVRFLKQFSKHE
- the sspI gene encoding small acid-soluble spore protein SspI — protein: MNLNLRNAIIHNVSGNTQDQLEDTIVDAIQNGEEKMLPGLGVLFEIIWKNSSEEEKKEMLETLESGLK
- a CDS encoding RNA methyltransferase; the protein is MKHIESVNNPKVKQWKKLLTKKERDKTESFIVEGFHLVEEALKQGEQVLEIIVSEKIDLPPRWDISSTPVTLVTEEISDLLTETEAPQGIYAVCRMPSKRTEAQAEEGQTYLLIDAVQDPGNLGTMIRTADAAGIDAVIVGRGSVDIYNSKVLRAAQGSHFHLPILRADLHEWVDKLHEKNIPVYGTALEGAAVYTEIAGGEFFALIVGNEGSGVGKDLLSTTTKNLYIPIYGKSESLNVAVATGVLLYYLKK